From the genome of Campylobacter magnus, one region includes:
- a CDS encoding S4 domain-containing protein, with protein MRVDKFLNIVNITKRRAISEDMCKSGVVSVNGVVAKPAKELKIGDEITIKFLTRQVRYKVLEFPTLKSVPKSDQGKYVKEL; from the coding sequence ATGAGAGTAGATAAGTTTTTAAATATAGTAAATATTACAAAACGCAGAGCTATTTCAGAAGATATGTGCAAAAGTGGCGTCGTAAGCGTAAATGGCGTAGTAGCAAAGCCAGCAAAAGAGCTAAAAATCGGCGATGAAATCACAATAAAGTTTTTAACCCGCCAGGTGCGATATAAGGTTTTGGAGTTTCCAACCCTAAAAAGCGTGCCAAAAAGCGATCAGGGCAAGTATGTTAAAGAGCTCTAA
- the tsaE gene encoding tRNA (adenosine(37)-N6)-threonylcarbamoyltransferase complex ATPase subunit type 1 TsaE translates to MLKSSNTASYELGLDELDGFALDLLRNFRSGVVILRGDLAAGKTTLTKALCAACGVDKTAVSSPTFSLMHEYGGVFHYDLYRSDFDSICQNGLFENFFEEGLHIAEWGDERLENALKKYKIPLCIIKISALENSRKYEVSFA, encoded by the coding sequence ATGTTAAAGAGCTCTAATACCGCTAGCTACGAGCTTGGGCTTGATGAGCTTGATGGCTTTGCGCTTGATTTGCTACGGAATTTTAGAAGCGGAGTTGTGATACTTCGTGGAGATTTAGCTGCTGGCAAAACTACGCTTACAAAAGCACTTTGCGCTGCTTGTGGTGTGGATAAAACTGCTGTTAGTTCGCCTACATTTTCTTTGATGCATGAGTATGGCGGGGTCTTTCACTACGACCTTTACCGCAGTGATTTTGATAGCATTTGCCAAAATGGGCTGTTTGAAAACTTTTTTGAAGAGGGGCTTCACATCGCAGAGTGGGGCGATGAGAGGCTTGAAAATGCTCTTAAAAAATACAAAATTCCACTATGTATAATAAAAATCTCTGCTTTAGAAAATAGCAGAAAATACGAGGTGAGCTTTGCATAA
- the lptB gene encoding LPS export ABC transporter ATP-binding protein translates to MHKLEVKDLEKVIKKTKIINKISLEIKSGEVVGLLGPNGAGKTTTFYMICGLIAPTKGQIFLDGKDISKEPLHKRAHLGIGYLPQESSVFKDLSVEENIRLAAEILYSDKKQINAKVEEALELLNIEPIRSRKGLSLSGGERRRCEIARSLVMHPKFLLLDEPFAGVDPIAVSDIKSIIKKLKKLGIGVLITDHSVREMLDSCERAYVIKDGKELASGTSEQVAHNALVREYYLGNDFKLF, encoded by the coding sequence TTGCATAAACTAGAAGTAAAAGACTTAGAAAAAGTCATCAAAAAAACCAAAATCATAAATAAAATCTCCCTTGAAATAAAAAGTGGCGAAGTTGTGGGCTTGCTAGGGCCAAATGGTGCTGGTAAAACCACTACTTTTTATATGATTTGTGGGCTTATAGCACCTACAAAGGGACAGATTTTCTTAGACGGCAAAGACATTTCAAAAGAACCACTTCACAAAAGAGCTCATCTTGGCATAGGATATTTGCCACAAGAAAGTAGTGTTTTTAAAGACCTTAGCGTTGAAGAAAATATCCGCCTAGCAGCTGAGATTTTATACAGCGATAAAAAGCAGATAAATGCTAAGGTTGAAGAGGCTTTGGAGCTTTTAAACATCGAGCCAATTCGCTCTCGCAAAGGGCTTAGCCTAAGTGGTGGAGAGCGTAGGCGCTGCGAGATAGCTCGTTCGCTTGTGATGCATCCAAAGTTTTTGCTACTTGATGAGCCTTTTGCTGGAGTTGATCCTATTGCGGTAAGTGATATAAAAAGTATTATCAAAAAGCTAAAAAAGCTGGGCATTGGCGTGCTTATCACAGATCACAGCGTGCGTGAGATGCTAGATAGCTGTGAAAGGGCCTATGTCATAAAAGATGGCAAAGAACTAGCTAGCGGCACAAGCGAACAAGTAGCGCACAATGCTTTGGTGCGTGAGTATTATCTAGGTAATGATTTTAAGCTTTTTTAA